A genomic segment from Bartonella ancashensis encodes:
- a CDS encoding NAD(P)H-dependent glycerol-3-phosphate dehydrogenase: MNYLCLAYTLNEFNEFIQKPQETYQTFLGLSGAGDLFLTSNSFLSRNYRVGLGLASGISLDSILMDLCEVAEGVKTCEAIVKISREHCIHTPIAREVFEIIGGKDPLESMSLLMKKVF, translated from the coding sequence GTGAATTACTTATGTTTAGCTTATACCCTTAATGAGTTCAATGAGTTTATCCAGAAACCGCAGGAGACTTATCAAACATTTTTAGGTTTATCCGGCGCAGGAGATTTATTTTTAACGTCGAATTCTTTTTTATCGAGGAACTATCGTGTTGGTTTAGGTTTAGCGTCTGGTATTTCTTTGGATTCTATTTTAATGGATCTTTGTGAAGTAGCTGAAGGAGTTAAGACTTGTGAAGCGATTGTTAAAATTTCTCGTGAGCATTGCATTCATACTCCTATAGCTAGAGAAGTTTTTGAGATTATAGGAGGTAAGGATCCTCTAGAGAGTATGTCTCTTTTGATGAAGAAAGTTTTTTAA